Genomic segment of Apium graveolens cultivar Ventura chromosome 7, ASM990537v1, whole genome shotgun sequence:
GGCTCATCTCGCACAGTTCAAGTGTTAAAGGAGATGGTAGTGTCTCACAAGCCTGATATTTTATTTTTGTCTGAAACTCTAGTTGTTAGTAATAAGATAGAAGCTCTGGCTTCGAAGTTAGGATTTGTAAACTTTTTCTCAGTGAATAAACAAGGAAATAAGGGAGGGTTGGCAATGTTCTGGAAGCATAATATAGTGGCCAAGGTGTTTGCTTCTTCTAACAACCACATTGATTTTGTGGTCAAGGAGAGAAATGGTTGTGAATGGCGCCTTACAGGTTTTTATGGTTTTCCGGAAAGAGTAAGGAGACAAGAGTCGTGGAATTTCATTCGAATGCTAGCCTCAGTTTCTTCTCTACCTTGGTGTGTGCTAGGAGATTTTAACGACTTAATGCATAATGAGGAGAAGAAGGGTAGACATAAACATCCTCAAAACTTGTTGGATGGTTTTCGTCTTACCATTGAGGATTGTTCTTTGATTGAGCTTGATCTTAAGGGTGGTGATTTTACGTGGGAGAAAAGTAAAGGGACTTCTAATTGAGTgcaagaaaaactggacagatgTTTTGCTAATAGTGCCTGGTGGAGTAAATTTCCACTATGTACTCTTACTGTTTTTCATGCAATAGCTTCTGATCATGAGCCCATAAAATTAGAGCTGCTTAATTCTAAAATCCCAGCGAAACAATTTCATTTCAGGTTTAAAAATACGTGGTTAAAAGAAGGCAGTTTTCATGAGGAAGTTTCTAGTTTCTGGCATAATCTTCCTTCTATGCACCTGTTGCCTAAGCTAATCGAAGTATATGGCAAAATGGGGTCGAggtttttttcacaaatttcgGGAGAAGGTAGTGAAACAAAAAAAACTTATTGATTTGCTGAAGAGCAGAGAAGACGATGATGGTGTGCAACTGTATTTTGACGAGAAGGACAAGCTTGAGGAGATCTTAAGTCACGAAGAGGCTTATTGGAAGCAGAGGGCTAAATCTTTTTGGCTCAAGGATGGAGACACGAACTCCAAATATTTTCATGCTGCAGCTTCGAGTAGGAAAAAGTTGAATTACTTAGCAGGTCTAAAAAATGCAGAGGGTTCTCTTATTAATTGTCATGATGAGATGTGTGATTTATTGAAAGATTATTTCAGCAAGGTTTTTACAGAGAATGGGGGAGGAACTGGTATCAACAACTCTGTTTCTGATGTAAGAATCACAAACAATCAGAATGCAAGTCTCACGGAGGAGCTTTCTTTTTCAGAGTTCACCCAAGCTGTAAAAAGCATGCACCCCGATAAAGCGAGTGGCCCAGACGGTTTAAACCCGGCATTCTTTCAGCACTTATGGGACCTACTTGGTATTGAGGTTTTTAACTGTTGCAAGCAATGGTTGGTAGAAGGAGCTTTCTCATCTGAGGTTAATGACACTACGCTGGTGTTAATTTCGAAGAAGGATAATGTTGATGACCCTAAAGATCTTCGTCCCATAGCTTTGTGTAACGTCCTCTACAAAATCTTGGCAAAGGTTCTAGCTAATCGCCTCCAAAAAATCCTTCCACGTGTTATTTCTGAAGAACAATCAGCGTTTGTTCTGGGGCGTAATATCTCAGATAATGTTCTTGTTGCGTTTGAAATCTTACATTACATGAAACGGAAAAATAGTGGGTCAGAAGGAGAGGTTGCGTTGAAACTTGACATCAGCAAGGCTTATGATCGCGTTAATTGGAACTACCTGAGAAGCAGGATGGTTAGTATGGGATTTTCGGAGCAGTGGATTAAGTGGGTTATGCTTTGTGTTACTACGGTGTCGTATTCTATCTCGTTCCAAGATTCGTTAATTGGTCCTATAATCCCTACTCGAGGACTCCGTCAAGGAGATCCTCTATCTCCATATCTCTTCCTTCTTTGTGTCGAGGGTTTATCTAACTCTCTTAAATCAGCAGCTGAGCAAGGTCAAATTAACGGATGTCGAGTTTGTATGGCTGCTCCATCGGTAACTCACTTGTTATTTGCCGATGACAGCTTTTTATTTTTTAAAGCTAATGCTACTGAGGCCTCAGCTGTTAaagatgttttggatgtttatgaGAATTGGTCGGGGCAAGCTGTTAACTATCAGAAGTCGGCAATTTTCTTTAGCTCTAATGTGAGAATGGACAAACAGCAAGAAATCAAAGCGGTGCTTGAAGTTTACAATGATATAGGAGACAGTAAGTATCTTGGGCTGCCTTCGTTGATTGGTAGGTCAAAGAAAATGGTTTTTAAGTATCTGAAGGATAAAGTGATTCATCGCATTAAGAGTTGGAGTGCTAAACTACTTTCCCGAGCTGGTAAATTAGTGCTTCTTAAGAACGTGGTGCAAGCGATCCCTGCATACGCTATGTCATGCTTTCTGTTACCAAAATCGTTGGGTCAGGAAATTCAAAAAATCATGAATGCTTTTTGGTGGCAATCTAGCTCGACAAGCAATAAAGGGATTCATTGGATAGCCCGGGACAAGATGTGTATGTCTAAGAGAAGTGGTGGTTTGGGTTTTAGAGATATTTATGGATTTAACTTGGCCCTTCTTGGTAAACAATGTTGGAGTTTGATTACGAGACCCAACGCCTTGGTGTCAAGAGTTTTAAAGGCTAGGTATTATCCGTCTTGTCACTTTCTCGAAGCGAAGAGACCTGGTGGAGAGAGTTATACGTGGTCTGGCATTTGGGAAGCAAAAGAGGAGGTGAAGAAGGGTTTGAGGTGGGTCTTTGGGGATGGTGAGTCGATTAATATTGGAACTGATAGATGGCTGAGGTCCTTGGACACGTTCTGTGTTAACCCATCCACTACAAGTGATTTGGCAAAAAATTCGAAGGTGTCAGATTTTTACAAAGAGGGCAGGAGAGAATGGGATGTAGATAAATTATATCTCCATTTCAATACAGCTGATGCAGGGGCTATTGTTAACACGCGAATTCCACAAGTAGGTACTAGAGATAGGATTGCCTGGGTCCATACTACAAATGGACAGTACTCCGTGAAGTCAGCGTATTTTCAATGGTGACAATCTCATAGTATTGGGGAGGGGATTTCAAATTCAATGGGGTGGAAACGACTATGGCAACTACCAGTTCCGCATAAGATTAGAGTTTTTCTCTGGAGATTTTGTCGTAACACAATTCCAGTTCGATACAGATTACGTGGCAAAGGAATTCCAGTTACTATCAGCTGTCCCATGTGCGTAAGAGATGTAGAACACTTACGCCACTTGTTTTTCGAATGTAATTTTGCTAAAGAGTGCTGGCAATTGGTGGAGTTGGACTTTGAGTCGTATGATATAGAGTACGTCTCTGTTTGGTTGACTAATTTCCTTGCTTCTGCACTGTTGAGGGACTTGGCGACAATGGCTGCTGTTCTTTGGGGGATCTGGTATGCACGtaataaatacatttttgagAACAAAATTATGTCACCTGCAGTTGTTACATCCTGGAGCTTGAAGCAAGTTGCAGACTGGCAACATGCCAATAAAAGACCCATTAATGTTCCGAGTAATGGAGAGGGTTCGGGGAGAGCTGACCAGAAGTGGAAGAAGCCAAAAGAGGGCCATTTAAAGCTTAACGTAGATTCTGCTATTAGTGAGGGTCAAGAGTTCTTCTCTGTGGGAATGGTTCTCAGGGATCACCATGGTCAATTTGTGGCAGGAAAGACAATGAGATTTGCAGGTGAAGTTTCAGTTGTTGAAGCCGAAACAACTGGCATTTTAGAGGCAATGATATGGGCTCGTGAGGTGTCTGCAGATACTATCACGATTGAAAGTGATTCTCTTGTCAGTGTTAATGCAATAAATCAGGATCATAGTTGTCTATTGGAACTTGGTGACCTGCTGCAGCAATGTCGTGAGTTAATTCGAAGTGTTGATAGATTAGTTCTCTGTAATGTTAAAAAGCACGCGAACAAGGTAGCTCATCATTTAGCTAGATTTCCTTGTGAGCCTAATTGCTTTATTGTTTACTCGTCTCCTCCATCTTTATTGTTGGGGACAATTGTGTCGGATGATTTGTCGAGTTAATGAAATCCTTTTgatcaaaaaaaaagaaaagaagaccAAGTAATGAAGTCATTCTTGAACGCATGATTCTCTCATCCCCGCGCCACCCTACACTTTTTATTAatctaaaaaaatatttataaattatatatcttctatatataataagagAACAAGGGGATAATTtgatgagattaaaaagtctcattgaaaagactaaaatacccttatttttaatatttatataaaagatgtggttTGTGGGAATCAAACCCAAGTTATTTCATTTACATATACAATctcataccactacaccatattgtcacatgtgtttttttatcatacacataatatgtaagtgtgctaaatgaatattttatttaactttaaaggtAGTTACTTGAATTCCATAAAAATGGATCGTTAATTGAATATTTgaacagttaattttaaagaacttAATTACAaatataaagttaggcatagtacataaatgaattattatctaatttattaatcattttttagtttaaaaatatatcttatatatttttaacatattttttattataaaaagtaattaaaatgcacatatataatttttttttaaaaaatattgaaaatagaatcgcttatatgtAAATAATCTATATTATTATCAATAATGTGAAATATTTAAATAGCTTAtcttaatataaattaatgtattTGAGGTCTTGATAGGATCGAGTCAATTgatattaaaattactaaattCACTGGTAGCGCAATTGTTCTTGGGAgttgtcccgattttaaaaatatcaaaatttgatataagatctcacgagatttgttaaaactacgattttatattaaatatatttatttttcatttttcacttgaAAAAACTAGCCTTTTAAAAAAATTCTTGTAGATAAGCAATATTCACTGATCAAgaaaatattgtacaaatattttgaattattttaatattttaaattatacaaataaaagttatttctttactatattgtagcatttgattcaaggGAATTTACCAAAATACtattttttatgaaaatatttgtaaaaatacggACAAAGGTTGCACATGTGGTTGCATATGAGATTGAACGGTTGCATATGTGGTTGCATATGAGGTTGATCtgtattttacaaatattttctGCAACTTGGGTATTTATGCAAAAATTCCTTGATTTAatgcattttatactatttaaagggaaatatatatatatatatatatatatatatattgttcaataatttgaagaaattaccagttcaactgatacttataaaactttatcgaattgaaaaatatttaattttaggagaatagtatacaatgttatcaatttattatatgaaaaaatattagagtcgtaattaAAGAAACCTAAAAAcagtttaaataacgatataattataatttttcctTCGAGTTCTTGAAAAAAAtaatgaatatcaataataaatctttaatttataatttaattttatgttacaaccatgattggtACTCGATTGCGTAAAAAATAGTTATGGATTGTTTGTTGGTGATAATTTGAATACCATATATAAgttattgcaatttatttattacataattttaatttttgaataattataaatgcatgttatttaagtaatcaattgtctcaGTAAATGTTAATAATGAATATAAATGTACATAAATCatatatttagcatataaataattgaaaccatcataatttactcAGAAATGTAACATATGATAATTTACATGCTGACACatacacatataacttaatcttatatTTTTAACAGTAatgtaaataaaaaaataacattttttcatacatacatacgttgaattttaaaaagtaacatttttcattaaaaccAACTTTTATATTGACAGTattgtaaattttacattattgtatattatgattgcaagtcattctaacttcagttatgtattttttatctttttaaattgcgtaagttaattgtaagttagtcaTGAACTCAGCAgtacatataatttatttaaataaaatttaaaatttttggtcaactttatattgaacatatatgttaatttttagttttttttgtaaaaatagtGACGACATTCAAGTTTAAtcgtttcattttaaacgtacatCGACTatcctgtttatattcattcatcaaatacaaattatacagcacaaacaaaattttatatattttgcttaatgagctatattagaAATGTTGTGTAATTTGATAATGTATTGTATGAAATTAATACATGTTGATAAAGAATCAACTTGTATTTATACGTTAGACattgtacaacatttacaaataagaaaacaacTAAGGACATTATAATTGCACGACGTataaaaaaatctagaaaatgacctgcgcctcgcacgggttattatgctagttatgTTATAATAGCTGAAAAGTTAAAAATTTGGTCGGTATGAATATCTCGAGCAACTCATCAATCCAAAAACTATCTTTTCTATAATAACCGAAACATTAAAATTTTGGTCAATACAAAGATCTCGGgcaataatatatatatgataatatatatatatatatatatataattctttcgggctaaaaaaattatactattgaatcgagctaaaataaaattaaaattaaactataATTTGCTGGTCGGTATAATGGTCTAGCGATATAGCAAAATAATATACACTATCTATCTCGGCTAAAACtaaattatactattgatctaagctaaataaaattcaaaaaaatctaaatataattagttggagTTGGTTGGAATATTATAACGGGTCTAaggttaaaataaaatattaaatacaaTTGATCTTGCttaaaaaattatactaataAATCGATCAATTACAAAATTAAATCGAAATATAAATTGTTGGTTGATATAATGATattgggctaaaataaaatatCATATTACATTTATCGGGGTAAATCAATATAATATTTAATCgagataaaataaaattaaataatagcgccgtgcatcgcacgagttctaacttaattttaaaattataggTGTAACGGTAAATTTTGTGTCTTTTAATTTTTCTCTCTTTGTCTCATTTCGGAGTGAAGTATTTtaaaaaaggaaaataattttgtcaaagattcttatatttttaattttttttcttataaaaatacgaataaagTTACATACGAGATTGCACTATAGTAAAGTCGCATCATATTTTTTCATAAAAGAATAAAAAATGTTTGCAACTTAAACTTgaaaaagaaaagcaaaaaataTTCTATTAGCTTTAACTTGCATTTCTCCGCTATGAATTTTCGATTTTTTTTTGGCATAGATACAAATATTTGAGATGGAAATTATATTATTTGCTTTTGTTTTCATCTACATTCCTCCTTTTTTTCTAATATTTGGATAAATGGCAATGTTATTTAGGAATGGGAATAAAAAGTATTGAGATGCATCGATGACAATGAGAAAAATACGGAAATTGAAGGGGGAAGAACGTATTATTTTGGCCCAGAAAAATACGGAAATTGATGGATCAGTTTCGTAAATTTTAGAAGCGGTTGTCTGGAAAAACAATTTTGGTCTAAAAGTTTCTGTTAGACAAAAAATGTCCCTTCATATTTTTGTAAAAAGTTGTTTTCAGCTTTTGCAAGAATTAActatcagtttcaccatcaaactttttcaaaaatattatttttatatattatattttaaaatatgcataaattaaaaaaaattaccaaacagtcatttAATTTTCCTAATAGCATTTTTTTCACCCGCACTTGTTTTCACATTACAACAATTTTTAACCGCACTCCCAAACGGAGCCTAACCCCCATAAAATCGAGGGTGGGAGGGAAAAGAAGTTCACGACCCGTGGGCCTTCTACCTCCACGCGGCATTgttgttaatatctttaatttcgtattagtattaaatataaaaacttcattatagtattaaatattaaagtactcataaatacgaatccaacaaaattactaatgactatatttgatcttatagattagacgtaaattaatagtcaatcACTTATGATGAATAGTGCCAAAAATCAATAAAGAAAACTTATTAAGAGACGGAGGGAGCATGACCGCGATAAGATAGTTAAGCATTTACCACTATTCTAACACTACTTCATCAGAGTCTCATTTTCTGTTAAACGGTTCATTAACCAACATCCAAACACTTTCCAAGGGATTATTAATTTAGGACGATAACTAGGTACTTGttataaaaatttaatattatttattttcctttttctAATAGCAAAAGGAGACATCTTCCTTAGCACCTTATCGGCAAGACACGCACGCCTACTTATGATACCCGTGTAACTTACAGGAGATACCAGGTGTTCAGTATtcttattagtaattaattaacACAGAGTTCGTTGTGGAGCAGAATGATTAATTAACACAGAGTTCGTTTGATTATTAATTGTATTATTATGTGTAGCCTAGGATTCTTTCTTGCTTCAAGTTGAATCCTTTTGAGTACCTTAACCTCCCGTTTGATTCTACTCCTGAAGAAATTATGAAGCAGTATGGTAAGGTAATTTCTTTATAAGTGTTTTCATTTTTTCCCCTTTTTGATTCTGGGATTTGCGGTGACATGCTTAATTCAATTCTGATGATGTAGTATTATCAATAAAGAATaaagaaaatataaaaattacCATTGAGTACCCACTCCAAAATCCTCCAAAAATGCACTTGATGGTGAAAAGCCGGTGCATTTGAGCTGCAGAAGAGATGTGTATTCCTGCTGGACACCCATTTCTTGAGTAAGTGGTCTTGCAACATTTGTATTAATAGTTACATTACCCACCTTTTGGCACATTTCACACTACACAAAACATAAAATATGTTAATAGAAATATAAATTCTTCAATAAGCAAAAAAATGAAAAACAAAAAATGGAGAGATTGACCTTAAGTGCACCGGTGCATGAATGTTTGGCCAATTTTGATTTGGTATGACATGAATATACTTTGTTTTGATTCCTTCACAGTTTGTACATGCCATCTGAAACATGTATTTCAATATATTAACAAAGCTAATAatcaagtatatatatatatatatatatatatatatatatatatatatatatgtcaaagACAAATTTAAAAGTTAAGACAAACCTCAAATGAGCACCCAAATTAAGAGCCATCACCTCCAAAAGGCTTAAGATTGGTTATGTTGTTGAGTTTTGCAGTGAACTTAACCAAGTAATTCATTTTTTTTCACTTCACACTTTGTTTTCTCTCTTTAACTTTTTAAGTATATATTGTGAAGTCCACCAAAATGGTGTAATATATATAGGAGGAACTCCACACAAATCTTAAACTTTTTGATACAAGAATAGTCACCTTTTTAAGGAATTGCTTATGGTATTAACTTTACATTGAATTTTTCATCTACTGCACAAAATTTAACTTTGAtcataattttaaaaaatccCTCTTAACTCCTAGTACCTGCCTAGCCTATACTGTGACCTTCAATttgatttgattttatttataatgaAGTTCTTTACCTCAAAGCTAAATTTCTGTAACACTATCTCTAAAATGACCTCGTGAGcttgtgaattaaaatataaaaaaaattatgtagTCAAATTTTCAAACCTTAAATTTAAATATCAATTGTTACAGAGTTTTGTTTTATTTGTGATTTTCTAGAAATTCCAGTTACTTAACTTGACCTCTAAAAAAGTTGGTTATTCGAATTATAGATGCTTAAATTCTTATTTTGTAAAAATCCGGtgattatattttaataaaaaggtactcactctgtccctcccatttgtttacacttttcttttttgaatgtcccttccaattgttaacatttcaaaactttccaaaaatagtaaagtttttataatttttaaaataactacatccactacttctctccactatacccactttatatatataatattaatcggtcccactactttactcacttttttaactttcctccactactttatcatttttcttaaactccgtgcccgacccaaatgtaaacatttgggagggacggagggagtataataCTCAGTTAATATTATAAGAATAAATTGGAGTTGTTCTTTTTTTTTTGTGAATATTGAATTTCTTGTACTTCGGTTGATCAAATAAAATTTGTGAATTCATGTAATAGGGCACTAGCACTCTGCCAATAAGTACTTGCATAAAGAATTGGGACGGCATATCTGCCGGACATTTTAattgtaattattttttctacTGCTAGTAATAGAACTCTTTAATTCTTTTTATATTGATGTGTTGATTTTCCTTGagtattattttaatatatatattgtACAATGTGGGGACCGTAAGATCCATTCATCCTTTTTACAAGTTTGATAAAGCCTTGGAAGTGGGAAGAGATAATACTAGTTACAAAGTTATATGGCTAGCTCTCGAATATGTCTAGTAATTTTTATCAATAATTTATCTTTCAAATGTTTGTACAAAAAGCAATCGAAAAAATCGCTACAAAATGGGGGTAAAATGAA
This window contains:
- the LOC141673152 gene encoding uncharacterized protein LOC141673152; translation: MNAIGWNCRGVGSSRTVQVLKEMVVSHKPDILFLSETLVVSNKIEALASKLGFVNFFSVNKQGNKGGLAMFWKHNIVAKVFASSNNHIDFVVKERNGCEWRLTGFYGFPERVRRQESWNFIRMLASVSSLPWCVLGDFNDLMHNEEKKGRHKHPQNLLDGFRLTIEDCSLIELDLKGGDFTWEKSKGTSN